A genomic region of Prosthecobacter sp. contains the following coding sequences:
- the serA gene encoding phosphoglycerate dehydrogenase, whose translation MSKFNILIAGNNDPISSKGIDLLKAEPSFSVEVNMNLKAEDAMIEASRNAHAIIVRSGAKVTAKVLEAAPNLKVIGRAGVGVDNIDVPVASKRGVVVMNTPGGNTISTAEQAFTLMMALSRKTPQAHATIVSGKWDRKSFQGTEVYGKTLVVLGMGRIGAEFAKRAKAFGMSVVAYDPYLSKNRAESLGVELCEDLDAAIVQADYITMHMPLTPETKHMINAKRLASLKKSCRIINCARGGLIDDAALAQALTDGIIAGAALDVFEVEPPPADYPLLSAPNTVFTPHLGASTEEAQENVGIEIAEVIKAHLLLGTVVNAVNMPNVDPKVLAEIGPFLKFGELLGRVVSQLAPSRSNVVRINYSGKIGSGDTSLISRAVLKGFLERAVGPEQVNYINANGVAENLGLRFTESRLPEASVFTDLIEVQASNGTETSSIAGTFFAGEPRIVKVNDRHIETRPEGTLLLIENQDRPGMIAAYSSILGKNQVNIADMSLSRNKEGGTALTLLTLDSTPAVEVLAELEKIQGITRVHCVVV comes from the coding sequence ATGTCCAAGTTCAACATCCTCATCGCCGGCAACAACGACCCTATTTCGAGCAAAGGCATCGACCTGCTCAAAGCGGAGCCGTCTTTCTCCGTCGAGGTGAACATGAATCTCAAGGCCGAGGATGCCATGATCGAAGCCTCCCGCAACGCGCACGCCATCATCGTCCGCAGCGGTGCCAAAGTGACCGCCAAAGTGCTCGAAGCCGCCCCCAATCTCAAAGTCATCGGTCGCGCCGGTGTGGGCGTCGATAACATCGACGTGCCAGTCGCCTCGAAGCGCGGCGTGGTGGTGATGAACACTCCCGGCGGCAACACGATCTCCACCGCCGAGCAGGCTTTCACTTTGATGATGGCCCTCTCCCGCAAGACCCCGCAGGCGCACGCCACCATTGTCAGCGGCAAGTGGGACCGCAAAAGCTTTCAAGGCACCGAAGTCTATGGCAAAACGCTCGTCGTGCTCGGCATGGGCCGCATCGGCGCTGAGTTCGCCAAGCGTGCGAAGGCCTTCGGCATGAGCGTCGTGGCTTACGATCCCTATCTGTCCAAAAACCGTGCCGAAAGCCTCGGCGTGGAGCTGTGCGAAGACCTTGATGCCGCCATCGTGCAGGCGGATTACATCACGATGCACATGCCGCTCACTCCGGAGACGAAGCACATGATCAACGCGAAGCGTCTCGCCTCGCTGAAAAAATCCTGCCGCATCATCAACTGCGCCCGCGGCGGTCTCATCGATGACGCCGCTCTCGCCCAGGCGCTCACCGATGGCATCATCGCCGGTGCTGCGCTTGATGTCTTCGAAGTCGAGCCACCACCTGCCGACTACCCGCTGCTCAGTGCTCCAAACACCGTCTTCACCCCGCACCTCGGCGCCAGCACGGAAGAGGCGCAGGAAAACGTCGGCATCGAGATCGCCGAAGTCATCAAAGCCCACCTCCTCCTCGGCACCGTCGTGAACGCGGTGAACATGCCGAACGTCGATCCCAAAGTGCTCGCCGAGATCGGACCCTTCCTCAAATTTGGTGAACTGCTTGGCCGCGTTGTTTCCCAGCTCGCTCCGTCGCGCTCGAACGTCGTCCGCATCAATTACAGCGGCAAAATCGGCAGCGGCGACACCTCGCTCATCTCCCGTGCCGTGCTCAAAGGCTTCCTCGAACGCGCGGTCGGCCCGGAACAGGTGAACTACATCAATGCCAACGGCGTCGCTGAAAACCTCGGCCTGCGCTTCACCGAAAGCCGCCTGCCTGAGGCCAGCGTCTTCACCGACCTCATCGAAGTCCAGGCCAGCAACGGCACCGAGACCTCCAGCATCGCCGGCACCTTCTTCGCTGGTGAGCCACGCATTGTGAAGGTCAACGACCGCCACATCGAGACTCGTCCTGAAGGCACCCTGCTCCTCATCGAGAACCAGGACCGCCCCGGCATGATCGCCGCCTACAGCAGCATCCTTGGGAAAAACCAGGTCAACATTGCCGACATGTCCCTCAGCCGGAACAAGGAAGGCGGCACCGCGCTGACTTTGCTCACGCTCGACTCCACGCCCGCCGTCGAAGTGCTTGCCGAACTGGAGAAGATCCAGGGCATCACCCGCGTGCATTGCGTGGTGGTGTGA